The Solanum dulcamara chromosome 6, daSolDulc1.2, whole genome shotgun sequence genome contains the following window.
AAGCTGCATTTGTGGCAATTGCAAATGCAGGAAAAATGCTTTGGGGTGAGATGAGAATCCTGCCTACTCATTATCTAAACATGTCGCAAACCATGTCTATGGGGATCTTTAGTGGCAGCATCACCAAGAAATCTGATGTGCATGGTCTATTCAATATTGATCTCAATAAGGTGGACAAAGTGTATAAGATGCTTGTTAAAAAGGGCATGGCTCAAGTATAATGTTGCTACTTTACAGGTTCAagcatgattttacttattttctacCAAAACTGGCAATGACGTAAAATGGCTAGCCTGTTTGCTTGAATTCTCCAAAACTATCTAAACCGTTATGTTAGAATGAAGGTTGCTCAAGGCATGGCTGTTCAAAATTATCACATACGTGTAACGGGAAGAAAAGCCATGCAGTGGATATCCTTTATAATGATACCCATTGTAGATGCGAGGTTCGTAACAAAAGCTTTTCAGTGTTACAATAACATTGCAATTATCATGTCCATCACAAATTTGTCACTTACAATACACTGATAAAGGCGAATAGCCAGGTTGGTAATTCTGAAATGGGAAGTAGGATTTTCGAGGAGATGGCAAACAATGGATTGAAGGCTGATATCTTGACTTACAATGCATTGATTTTGGGACTGTGCAAGGAGGGGAAAACAAAGAAAGCTGCATTGGTCAAAGAACTTGATGATAAGGCAAACTTAGTTCCTCATTCATCTACTTTCTTTTATCTGATTAGTGGACAGTGTGCCAGAAGGAATTCTGATCGTGCGTTTCAATTCTATAAAAGCATGGTTAGAGGTGTTTTCCACCCTTACAACCCCACTTTGACTCTATTGGCATCCACGTTCATCAAGAATGAGGGTTATGATGAAGCGATGAAAGTCTTGAAAGAGATGCTAGAAAGATCTATTACCCTTGACTTGGGTATGTTAACTGAAATATGCAACTTGTTTCTCAGATGCGGCAGAGAAGGAGCGATCATAAAACTCTTACAAGAACTAGAAGCTAGACGCCTCATGCCCGAAGGTTTTGATCAAACAACAGTGATTAGCTCTACAGACGGAAGATagaatgttattttttttttacaagaaaTAGAGGCTAGACGCTAATGCCCGGAGGTTCCCGGCAGTCAGATTTGGTCCTCCGGACAGCAACCCGGCTGGTTACACCCTACACAGGAAATTGGGCTGTGAGGTGAGTAACTATATT
Protein-coding sequences here:
- the LOC129891130 gene encoding pentatricopeptide repeat-containing protein At4g26680, mitochondrial-like; protein product: MCMVYSILISIRWTKCIRCLLKRAWLKYNVATLQNEGCSRHGCSKLSHTCNGKKSHAVDILYNDTHCRCEVGNSEMGSRIFEEMANNGLKADILTYNALILGLCKEGKTKKAALVKELDDKANLVPHSSTFFYLISGQCARRNSDRAFQFYKSMVRGVFHPYNPTLTLLASTFIKNEGYDEAMKVLKEMLERSITLDLGMLTEICNLFLRCGREGAIIKLLQELEARRLMPEGFDQTTVISSTDGR